A stretch of Faecalibacterium duncaniae DNA encodes these proteins:
- the argF gene encoding ornithine carbamoyltransferase — translation MSLKNRSFLKLLDYTPAEIEELLDLAADLKARKKAGIRHNEQLAGKNIALIFEKTSTRTRCSFEVAAHDLGMEVTYLDPSGSQIGKKESIADTARVLGRMFDGIEYRGYGQEIVEDLAHYAGVPVWNGLTNEFHPTQILADFLTIREHFGSLKGIHFVYFGDARYNMGNSLMVGCAKMGLHFTACAPKKYQPDAALIAQCQAIAAETGATLTFEEDPAKAAQGADVLYTDVWVSMGEPIEVWAERIHDLAPYQINQELMNIAGSKAVFMHCLPAYHDHKTAVGKEMGERFGRDAMEVTDEVFEGPQSIVFDEAENRMHTIKAVMAATLGYQK, via the coding sequence ATGAGTCTGAAAAATCGCAGTTTTCTGAAGCTTCTGGACTACACCCCTGCCGAGATCGAGGAGCTGCTCGATCTGGCCGCTGACCTGAAGGCCAGGAAAAAGGCCGGCATCCGCCACAATGAGCAGCTGGCAGGCAAGAACATCGCGCTGATCTTTGAAAAGACCTCCACCCGCACCCGCTGCAGCTTTGAGGTCGCCGCTCACGATCTGGGCATGGAGGTCACCTACCTTGACCCGTCGGGCAGCCAGATCGGCAAAAAGGAATCCATTGCCGACACCGCCCGGGTGCTGGGCCGGATGTTTGACGGCATTGAGTACCGCGGCTATGGGCAGGAGATCGTGGAAGACCTTGCCCATTACGCCGGTGTTCCGGTCTGGAACGGCCTGACCAACGAGTTCCACCCCACCCAGATCCTTGCCGACTTCCTGACCATCCGGGAGCACTTCGGCAGCCTGAAGGGCATCCATTTCGTCTACTTCGGCGATGCCCGCTACAACATGGGCAACAGCCTGATGGTGGGCTGTGCCAAGATGGGCCTGCACTTCACCGCCTGCGCCCCCAAAAAGTATCAGCCGGATGCCGCTCTGATCGCACAGTGCCAGGCCATTGCCGCCGAGACCGGTGCCACCCTGACCTTTGAGGAGGACCCCGCCAAGGCCGCTCAGGGTGCCGATGTCCTCTACACCGATGTGTGGGTCTCCATGGGCGAGCCCATCGAGGTCTGGGCCGAGCGCATCCACGACCTGGCCCCCTATCAGATCAATCAGGAGTTGATGAATATTGCAGGCTCCAAGGCCGTGTTTATGCACTGCCTGCCCGCCTACCACGACCACAAGACCGCTGTGGGTAAAGAGATGGGCGAGCGCTTTGGCCGCGATGCCATGGAGGTGACCGATGAGGTATTCGAGGGCCCCCAGAGCATCGTCTTTGACGAGGCCGAAAACCGGATGCACACCATCAAAGCCGTGATGGCGGCTACGCTGGGCTATCAGAAGTAA
- a CDS encoding ATP-binding cassette domain-containing protein, whose protein sequence is MINKLEICGLTKRFGEKTLFEDLDLTLVEPAVLWAPSGWGKTTLLRILMGLEVPDSGTVQGVGRVGAVFQEDRLCPQLTAVQNVELVLPEGKTQYKTQIVSDFQRFGYDERALALPARKLSGGQKRRAALLRALWAGCDTLLLDEPFTGMDPETMKKAAALLKERRGERAVLLATHDREAIRELGWRVIDLT, encoded by the coding sequence ATGATTAACAAACTGGAAATTTGCGGATTAACAAAACGCTTTGGAGAAAAAACGCTCTTTGAGGATCTGGATCTGACCCTTGTGGAGCCTGCCGTTCTCTGGGCACCCAGCGGCTGGGGTAAGACCACCCTGCTCCGCATCCTGATGGGGCTGGAGGTGCCGGATTCGGGCACGGTGCAGGGCGTGGGCCGGGTCGGTGCTGTCTTTCAGGAGGACCGGCTCTGCCCGCAGCTGACCGCCGTGCAGAACGTGGAACTGGTGCTTCCGGAGGGAAAAACACAATACAAAACGCAAATCGTGTCGGATTTTCAACGATTTGGATATGATGAGCGGGCGCTTGCCCTGCCTGCCCGGAAGCTTTCCGGCGGGCAGAAGCGCCGTGCGGCCCTGCTCCGTGCCCTCTGGGCCGGGTGCGATACCCTGCTGCTGGACGAACCCTTCACCGGCATGGACCCGGAGACCATGAAAAAAGCCGCAGCGCTCCTGAAAGAGCGCCGCGGCGAACGGGCTGTTCTGTTGGCCACCCATGACCGGGAAGCCATCCGGGAGCTGGGGTGGAGGGTCATTGACCTGACGTAA
- a CDS encoding glycosyltransferase family 2 protein, with the protein MSKPILWIVIPCYNEEQVLPITAPMFLQKITSLTEKGMISDKSRVLFVNDGSRDKTWELICSFAKQDAHFIGISQSRNRGHQNAVLAGLMEARANNCDITISIDCDGQDDINAMDEMVQKYLDGAEVVYGVRSRRDTDTFFKRFTAEGFYHLMNALGADIVFNHADYRLISARVLDSFADYKEVNIFLRGMVPLVGFQSEQVFYERHERLAGESHYPLRKMLALAFDGITSLSNKPIRLITGAGIVVSLISFIGVIWAIVQAAMGSVVAGWASTICIVCFVGGVQLVCLGVIGEYIGKIYMETKARPRYIISERTWAPYERKYHG; encoded by the coding sequence ATGTCTAAACCAATTCTCTGGATCGTGATTCCCTGCTACAACGAGGAGCAGGTGCTGCCCATTACAGCGCCGATGTTCCTGCAAAAGATCACCAGCCTCACCGAAAAAGGCATGATCAGCGACAAGAGCCGGGTGCTGTTCGTCAACGATGGTTCCCGCGATAAGACCTGGGAGCTCATCTGCAGCTTTGCAAAGCAGGACGCGCATTTCATCGGCATTTCCCAGAGCCGGAACCGGGGCCATCAGAACGCCGTGCTGGCGGGCCTGATGGAGGCCCGCGCCAACAACTGCGACATCACCATCTCCATTGACTGCGATGGTCAGGATGACATCAACGCCATGGATGAGATGGTGCAGAAATATCTGGACGGTGCCGAGGTGGTCTACGGCGTGCGCAGCCGCCGGGACACCGACACCTTCTTCAAACGGTTCACCGCCGAGGGCTTCTACCACCTGATGAATGCCCTTGGCGCGGATATCGTGTTCAACCACGCCGACTACCGGCTCATCAGCGCCCGGGTGCTGGACAGCTTTGCCGACTACAAGGAGGTCAACATCTTCCTGCGCGGCATGGTGCCGCTGGTGGGCTTCCAGAGCGAGCAGGTGTTCTACGAACGGCACGAGCGGCTGGCCGGTGAGAGCCACTATCCCCTGCGCAAAATGCTGGCGCTGGCCTTTGATGGCATCACCAGCCTTTCCAACAAGCCCATCCGGCTCATCACCGGGGCAGGCATCGTGGTCAGCCTCATCAGCTTCATCGGCGTGATCTGGGCCATCGTGCAGGCGGCCATGGGCAGCGTGGTGGCCGGCTGGGCCTCCACCATCTGCATCGTCTGCTTTGTAGGCGGCGTGCAGCTGGTCTGCCTGGGTGTCATCGGCGAATACATCGGCAAGATCTATATGGAAACAAAGGCCCGCCCGCGCTACATCATCTCGGAACGCACCTGGGCCCCCTATGAAAGGAAGTATCACGGATGA
- a CDS encoding ABC transporter permease, translating to MKQTKKRRAGLLAAAVFWLAVWQAAAMAIGQEVFLVSPIQAAGTLMELLPQADFWQRVGFSAGHILLGFALGVVVSVLLAAAAERWAWVDTLLAPVIQLVKATPVASFIILALVWVSGRSLSILISFLMVLPVLYSAVRTGIESADVQLLEMAQVFHLPLARRVKAIWLPAILPAFRQGCSVALGICWKSGVAAEVIGLPDGSIGDALYRAKITLSTGELFAWTFVIILLSAGFEKLFLALLDKAVVRVLGEDVAKND from the coding sequence ATGAAACAGACAAAAAAACGCCGCGCAGGGCTGCTGGCAGCGGCGGTGTTCTGGCTGGCCGTCTGGCAGGCGGCGGCTATGGCCATCGGGCAGGAGGTCTTTCTGGTGTCACCCATTCAGGCGGCGGGCACCCTGATGGAGCTGCTGCCGCAGGCCGATTTCTGGCAGCGGGTGGGGTTCAGCGCCGGGCATATCCTGCTGGGTTTTGCGCTGGGCGTGGTGGTCAGCGTTCTGCTGGCGGCTGCCGCCGAGCGCTGGGCCTGGGTGGACACGCTGCTGGCCCCGGTCATCCAGCTGGTCAAGGCCACGCCGGTGGCCAGCTTCATCATTCTGGCGCTGGTGTGGGTCAGCGGGCGGTCGCTCTCCATCCTCATCAGCTTTCTGATGGTCCTGCCCGTGCTGTACAGTGCCGTGCGCACCGGCATCGAGAGCGCGGACGTGCAGCTGCTGGAAATGGCACAGGTGTTCCACCTGCCGCTGGCCCGGCGGGTCAAAGCCATCTGGCTGCCCGCCATTCTGCCGGCCTTCCGGCAGGGGTGCAGCGTGGCGCTGGGCATCTGCTGGAAGAGTGGTGTGGCCGCCGAGGTCATCGGCCTGCCCGATGGCAGCATCGGGGATGCCCTCTACCGGGCAAAGATCACACTCTCCACCGGGGAGCTGTTCGCCTGGACGTTCGTCATCATCCTGCTGAGCGCAGGCTTTGAGAAGCTGTTCCTGGCCCTGCTGGACAAGGCGGTGGTCCGCGTGTTGGGAGAGGATGTGGCAAAAAATGATTAA
- a CDS encoding RNA polymerase sigma factor, with protein MGQLTKDEVFALAVQRYSDTVFRAAMHNCSCAADAEDVVQDVFEKLLRYEGRFESEEHLKAWLLRVAINRCRDITRAARQKDTELDENIPAPESGNDGSVLDAVRTLPENYRNAVYLHYYEGYTAAEVGRMLGAPTNTVLSWLRRARAQLHTLLKEEIEDEVV; from the coding sequence ATGGGACAGTTGACCAAAGACGAAGTTTTTGCGCTGGCTGTACAGCGATACAGCGACACCGTGTTCCGCGCCGCGATGCACAATTGCAGCTGCGCCGCCGATGCGGAGGACGTGGTGCAGGATGTGTTTGAAAAGCTCCTGCGCTACGAAGGCCGCTTTGAGAGTGAGGAGCACCTCAAAGCCTGGCTGCTGCGGGTCGCCATCAATCGCTGCCGGGATATCACCCGGGCCGCGCGCCAGAAGGACACCGAACTGGACGAAAACATTCCTGCCCCGGAATCCGGAAATGACGGCAGTGTGCTCGATGCGGTGCGCACTCTGCCGGAAAACTACCGCAACGCCGTGTACCTCCATTATTACGAGGGCTACACCGCCGCCGAGGTAGGCCGGATGCTGGGTGCACCCACCAACACGGTGCTCAGCTGGCTGCGGCGGGCACGCGCCCAGTTACATACGCTGCTGAAGGAGGAGATCGAAGATGAGGTGGTATGA
- a CDS encoding ABC transporter substrate-binding protein yields the protein MKKLTSLLLSAALMISLLACGAFAAKTESGVRIAGLKGPTTMGLVNLLDMERSGKASQHYDLQLYGAADEIVPKLIKGELDMAAIPANLAATLYQKTNGGIQVMAVNTLGVLYVVEKGDSVHSFADLKGRTILSTGKGTTPEYVLRYLLTKNGLDPDKDVKIEYYSEASEVTAQMAASKKDAIAVLPQPYVTAAQLKDSSLRVVLDLTKEWNKVCDTQLITGVTVVRTEYAKENPDIVANFLRDYEKSIKAAQTDIAGTAALCEETGVVAKKAIAQKALPQCNIVYRVGDEMKADVNAYLKVLYDASPAAVGGKLPDANFYYTKATPGQVFWKSVQRSFQ from the coding sequence ATGAAAAAACTGACTTCCCTGCTGCTGTCTGCGGCGCTGATGATCAGCCTGCTGGCCTGCGGGGCTTTTGCCGCCAAAACAGAAAGCGGCGTGCGCATTGCGGGCCTGAAGGGCCCCACCACCATGGGCCTGGTCAATCTGCTGGATATGGAGCGCAGCGGCAAGGCAAGCCAGCACTACGACTTGCAGCTCTATGGTGCGGCGGACGAGATCGTGCCCAAGCTCATCAAGGGTGAACTGGATATGGCCGCCATCCCCGCCAACCTGGCCGCGACCCTCTACCAGAAGACCAATGGCGGCATCCAGGTGATGGCCGTGAACACGCTGGGCGTGCTGTATGTGGTAGAAAAGGGCGACAGTGTCCACAGCTTTGCCGACCTGAAGGGCCGCACCATCCTGTCTACCGGCAAGGGCACCACGCCGGAGTATGTTCTGCGCTACCTGCTCACCAAGAATGGCCTGGACCCTGACAAGGATGTGAAGATCGAGTATTACAGCGAAGCATCTGAGGTGACCGCCCAGATGGCCGCCTCCAAAAAGGATGCCATTGCCGTTCTGCCCCAGCCCTATGTGACCGCCGCCCAGCTGAAGGACAGCAGCCTGCGGGTGGTGCTGGACCTGACCAAGGAGTGGAACAAGGTCTGTGACACCCAGCTCATCACGGGGGTCACCGTTGTCCGCACCGAGTACGCCAAAGAGAACCCGGACATCGTGGCAAATTTCCTGCGGGATTACGAGAAGAGCATCAAGGCCGCCCAGACAGATATTGCCGGTACGGCGGCTCTCTGTGAGGAGACCGGCGTGGTGGCCAAAAAGGCCATTGCCCAGAAGGCGCTGCCCCAGTGCAACATCGTTTACCGTGTGGGGGACGAGATGAAGGCTGATGTCAATGCCTACCTCAAGGTGCTGTATGATGCTTCCCCCGCTGCAGTGGGCGGCAAGCTGCCGGATGCAAACTTCTACTACACCAAGGCCACGCCCGGCCAGGTGTTCTGGAAAAGCGTCCAGCGCAGTTTTCAGTAA
- a CDS encoding Crp/Fnr family transcriptional regulator: protein MENYLPLLQSTSLFAGISAGELRPLLSELGACIRSYGRGEALVQAGAPSRRVGVVLTGSIEAYRPAPGGARIPITHMGPGGVFGDVLGGSSLDSPVTVVASAPCEVLLFPYEKLLQPDGSAARQRLLQNLVRTISDKYFLLSRRVDLLVMKTLRAKVCAYLLSEAEQQGSMTFTIPFSRIQLADYLNCDRSALSRELSLMQRDGLLDTYRSSFKLLEPEALRQMIL, encoded by the coding sequence ATGGAAAACTATCTGCCGCTGTTACAATCCACCTCTCTTTTTGCCGGGATCTCCGCCGGGGAACTGCGCCCCCTGCTCAGTGAGCTGGGGGCCTGCATCCGCAGTTATGGCCGGGGCGAGGCGCTGGTGCAGGCCGGGGCCCCCAGCCGCCGGGTCGGCGTTGTGCTGACCGGAAGCATCGAAGCCTACCGCCCGGCACCGGGCGGGGCACGGATCCCCATCACCCACATGGGGCCGGGGGGCGTGTTTGGTGATGTGCTGGGCGGTTCCAGCCTGGACAGCCCGGTCACGGTGGTGGCATCCGCCCCCTGCGAGGTCCTGCTCTTTCCCTACGAGAAGCTGCTCCAGCCGGACGGCTCCGCTGCCCGCCAGCGCCTGCTGCAGAATCTGGTGCGGACCATCAGCGATAAATATTTCCTGCTCTCCCGCCGGGTGGACCTGCTGGTGATGAAGACCCTGCGGGCCAAGGTCTGCGCCTACCTGCTCAGCGAGGCCGAGCAGCAGGGCAGCATGACCTTTACCATCCCCTTCTCCCGCATCCAGCTGGCCGATTACCTCAACTGCGACCGCAGCGCCCTTTCCCGGGAGCTGAGCCTGATGCAGCGGGACGGCCTGCTGGACACCTACCGTTCCAGCTTTAAGCTGCTGGAGCCGGAAGCTCTGCGGCAGATGATTCTATAA
- a CDS encoding flavin reductase family protein: MSKQSWRGSTLLNPEPPVLVSCGGLEQPNLITIGWTGTICTQPSMVSISVRPERYSHHLIKESGQFAINLPTEQLVRAVDWCGVKSGRDNDKFAACKLHAAPGSVLTDCPILEESPVNLECRVTQVIPLGSHDLFLAEVVACDVDESLLDENGKLCLDKAKLIVYSHGEYLSLGKKLGTFGYSVRKKKPGKRKK, from the coding sequence ATGAGCAAACAGAGCTGGCGGGGCAGCACCCTGCTGAACCCGGAACCGCCGGTGCTGGTCTCCTGCGGCGGGCTGGAGCAGCCCAACCTCATCACCATCGGCTGGACAGGCACCATCTGCACCCAGCCCAGCATGGTATCCATCAGCGTCCGCCCCGAGCGGTACAGCCACCACCTCATCAAGGAGAGCGGACAGTTTGCCATCAACCTGCCCACTGAACAGCTGGTGCGTGCGGTGGACTGGTGCGGCGTGAAGAGCGGCCGCGACAACGACAAGTTTGCCGCCTGTAAGCTCCACGCCGCCCCGGGCAGCGTTCTGACCGACTGCCCCATCCTGGAGGAAAGCCCGGTCAATCTGGAATGCAGGGTCACGCAGGTCATCCCGCTGGGCAGCCATGACCTGTTCCTGGCCGAAGTCGTGGCCTGCGATGTGGATGAGAGCCTGCTGGACGAAAACGGCAAGCTCTGCCTGGACAAAGCAAAGCTGATCGTGTACAGCCACGGCGAGTACCTGAGCCTGGGCAAAAAGCTGGGCACCTTCGGGTACAGCGTGCGGAAAAAGAAACCCGGAAAACGGAAAAAATGA
- a CDS encoding DUF4349 domain-containing protein, whose amino-acid sequence MRWYEYKMEVDDLHASDDLKAKLLALQANAAETPGAKSIAIPAPSPTPKKQKKPLRFPARRWAQLAACAAVCGVCLYGAVHAYEWEGVTLLGGGSSSNYSAAATKAAAPQAAVYSMEDTENATYGSADNGISSFSAEDGYRSADTATGGSLLTSGEAESDASTRTADSAKIIYTANLTLETRDYDTARAALDAALSDADGYMESSSEYTNTDSTRSVSLTLRVPQDSYKSFLAAAAQSGSVTYQNQQAEDITTRYMDTEARLASLTAQRTRLQELQAQADTLADLLEIESSLSDVQYQIESWQSQLDWYSNQVSCCTVYITLNEVETLTPTSTSFGAKLLAALRNGWTGFVSGAQAVAVFLVGAWPAILIGAVCGVIYYRVRHPRKKK is encoded by the coding sequence ATGAGGTGGTATGAATACAAGATGGAAGTGGACGATCTGCACGCTTCCGATGACCTGAAGGCAAAGCTGCTTGCCCTGCAGGCCAATGCCGCCGAGACACCCGGTGCCAAGAGCATCGCCATACCCGCGCCTTCCCCAACCCCCAAAAAACAGAAGAAGCCCCTCCGCTTCCCCGCCCGGCGCTGGGCCCAGTTGGCCGCCTGCGCGGCAGTCTGCGGGGTCTGCCTGTACGGTGCCGTGCATGCCTACGAATGGGAGGGGGTCACCCTGCTGGGCGGCGGCTCTTCCTCCAACTACTCTGCCGCCGCCACCAAGGCAGCCGCCCCGCAGGCCGCTGTTTACTCCATGGAGGACACCGAAAACGCCACCTACGGTTCTGCGGACAACGGTATCTCCTCCTTCAGCGCAGAGGACGGCTACCGGTCAGCAGACACTGCCACCGGCGGTTCCCTGCTGACCTCCGGCGAAGCGGAGAGCGATGCTTCCACCCGCACCGCCGACAGCGCCAAGATCATCTATACTGCCAACCTCACGCTGGAGACCCGGGATTACGATACCGCCCGTGCGGCACTGGATGCGGCCCTTTCTGACGCAGACGGCTATATGGAATCCAGCAGCGAGTACACCAACACCGACAGCACCCGAAGCGTCAGCCTGACTTTGCGGGTGCCCCAGGACAGCTACAAGAGCTTTCTGGCCGCCGCTGCCCAGTCCGGCAGCGTGACCTACCAGAACCAGCAGGCGGAGGATATCACCACCCGGTATATGGACACCGAGGCCCGGCTGGCCAGCCTGACCGCCCAGCGCACCCGCCTGCAGGAGCTGCAGGCACAGGCCGACACCCTGGCCGACCTGCTGGAGATCGAGTCCAGCCTGAGCGATGTGCAGTACCAGATCGAGAGCTGGCAGAGCCAGCTGGACTGGTACAGCAATCAGGTCTCCTGCTGCACCGTCTATATCACCCTGAACGAAGTGGAGACCCTGACCCCCACCAGCACCAGCTTCGGCGCAAAGCTGCTGGCCGCCCTGCGCAATGGCTGGACCGGCTTCGTGTCCGGCGCACAGGCTGTGGCGGTGTTCCTTGTGGGCGCATGGCCCGCCATCCTCATCGGCGCGGTCTGCGGCGTGATCTACTACCGTGTCCGCCATCCCAGAAAGAAAAAGTAA
- a CDS encoding deoxycytidylate deaminase — translation MKRTDYINWDEYFMGIALLTAMRSKDPSSQVGACIVSPENKILSLGYNGMPIGCDDDAMPWEREGDPLDTKYMYVCHAELNAILNSAHNNLKGARVYVTLFPCNECAKAIIQSGISEVVYYGDKYHDSDSSVAARFMFKKAGVRLTAYTPSGRKELLEL, via the coding sequence ATGAAACGCACCGATTACATCAACTGGGATGAATACTTTATGGGCATCGCCCTGCTCACCGCCATGCGCTCCAAGGACCCCAGCAGCCAGGTGGGAGCCTGCATCGTCAGCCCGGAGAACAAGATCCTCTCCCTGGGCTACAACGGAATGCCCATTGGATGCGATGACGATGCCATGCCGTGGGAGCGCGAGGGCGACCCGCTGGACACGAAGTATATGTATGTCTGCCATGCGGAGCTCAACGCCATCCTGAACAGCGCCCACAACAACCTGAAGGGTGCCCGGGTCTACGTGACCCTCTTCCCCTGCAACGAGTGCGCCAAGGCCATCATCCAGTCCGGCATCTCCGAGGTGGTGTACTACGGCGACAAGTACCACGATTCCGATTCCAGCGTGGCAGCGCGGTTCATGTTCAAAAAAGCAGGCGTGCGGCTGACCGCCTACACCCCCAGCGGGCGGAAGGAACTGCTGGAGCTGTAA
- a CDS encoding elongation factor G, producing the protein MKYASNNIRNILIAGHAGSGKTTLTEALVYFSGAAERMGRVEDGTTISDFDPEEAKRKASLSASVVPVEYEGIKYNLIDAPGLFDFEAGEYEGIRAAESVLVCVSGRSGVTVGAEKAFQLARKNGKATMVFISKCDLENANYFKILEEMKIKFGSTVCPCVVPAKLDDGTPVYINLFSQKAFKYESGKQIQVELPDIGHRFQGLIEAMSEAIAETDDELMEKFFGGEPFTTEEIVEGMRKGVKDGLITPVFCGSAVNQQALDMLLFNMHKLLPSPQHDAAILAENASGEPVELHCDETEPTAAYVFKTVADPFVGKLSYLRVISGKVTSGAALVNARTGETEKIGKPLTVIGKKQTETDGIGAGDIGAVAKLVSAKTGDTLCDASRVVKLPAAAFPLPSLFMAVTVAKKGDEGKISSALARLMEEDPTLSYINNAETHQQIIGGLGEQHLDVVKAKLKNKFGVEIGLEAPRIAYRESIRKACQKQGRHKKQTGGHGQFGDVVINFEPCDSEQVVFEEKVFGGSVPKNFFPAVEKGVRLAAEKGVLAGYPVVGLKATLLDGSYHPVDSSEMAFIMAAKLAYKAAMPEAGPVILEPIHTLKAHVPNDNTGDIMGDVTKRRGRVLGMEPDEDGMQTVIAEVPLAELSNFTTFIRQITQGRGWFTTEFARYEILPEMLVPAVVEQAKKLGNLDEGAED; encoded by the coding sequence ATGAAATACGCAAGCAACAACATCCGTAATATCTTGATTGCAGGCCATGCCGGCAGCGGCAAAACGACGCTGACTGAGGCACTGGTCTATTTTTCGGGCGCAGCAGAGCGTATGGGCCGTGTTGAGGACGGCACCACGATTTCGGACTTTGACCCTGAGGAAGCAAAGCGGAAGGCAAGTCTGTCGGCATCCGTGGTGCCGGTGGAGTACGAAGGCATCAAGTACAACCTGATCGATGCGCCGGGCCTGTTCGACTTTGAGGCAGGTGAGTATGAGGGCATCCGCGCTGCCGAGAGCGTGCTGGTGTGTGTTTCCGGCCGCAGCGGCGTGACCGTGGGCGCGGAGAAAGCCTTCCAGCTGGCCCGCAAGAACGGCAAGGCCACCATGGTGTTCATCTCCAAGTGCGACCTGGAAAATGCCAACTACTTCAAGATCCTGGAGGAGATGAAGATCAAGTTCGGCTCCACCGTCTGCCCCTGTGTTGTGCCCGCCAAGCTGGACGACGGCACCCCTGTCTACATCAACCTGTTCAGCCAGAAGGCCTTCAAGTATGAGAGCGGCAAGCAGATCCAGGTGGAGCTGCCCGATATCGGCCACCGCTTCCAGGGCCTGATCGAGGCTATGAGCGAGGCCATTGCCGAGACCGACGATGAGCTGATGGAAAAGTTCTTCGGCGGTGAACCCTTTACGACCGAGGAGATCGTTGAGGGAATGCGCAAGGGCGTTAAGGACGGCCTGATCACCCCCGTGTTCTGCGGCAGCGCCGTCAACCAGCAGGCATTGGATATGCTGCTGTTCAATATGCACAAGCTCCTGCCCAGCCCGCAGCACGATGCCGCCATCCTGGCCGAGAATGCCAGCGGCGAGCCTGTGGAGCTGCATTGTGATGAGACCGAGCCCACCGCAGCCTATGTCTTTAAGACTGTGGCTGACCCGTTTGTGGGCAAGCTGAGCTACCTGCGCGTGATCAGCGGCAAGGTGACCAGCGGCGCTGCTCTGGTCAACGCCCGCACCGGCGAGACCGAGAAGATCGGCAAGCCCCTGACCGTCATCGGCAAGAAGCAGACCGAGACCGACGGCATCGGTGCCGGTGATATCGGCGCTGTGGCAAAGCTGGTCAGCGCAAAGACCGGCGATACCCTGTGCGATGCTTCCCGCGTGGTCAAGCTGCCTGCCGCTGCCTTCCCGCTGCCCAGCCTGTTCATGGCAGTCACCGTGGCCAAAAAGGGCGATGAGGGCAAGATCTCCAGCGCGCTGGCCCGCCTGATGGAAGAAGATCCGACCCTGAGCTACATCAATAATGCCGAGACCCACCAGCAGATCATTGGTGGCCTGGGTGAGCAGCATCTGGATGTGGTCAAGGCCAAGCTGAAGAATAAGTTCGGCGTGGAGATCGGTCTGGAAGCTCCTCGCATTGCCTACCGTGAGTCCATCCGCAAGGCCTGCCAGAAGCAGGGCCGCCATAAGAAGCAGACCGGCGGCCACGGCCAGTTCGGCGATGTCGTCATCAATTTCGAGCCCTGTGACAGCGAGCAGGTCGTGTTTGAGGAAAAGGTGTTCGGCGGCAGCGTGCCCAAGAACTTCTTCCCGGCTGTGGAAAAGGGTGTCCGCCTTGCCGCCGAAAAGGGCGTGCTGGCCGGTTATCCTGTGGTCGGCCTGAAGGCTACCCTGCTGGATGGCAGCTACCACCCCGTGGACAGCTCCGAGATGGCCTTTATCATGGCTGCAAAGCTGGCCTATAAGGCTGCAATGCCCGAGGCAGGCCCCGTCATTCTGGAGCCCATCCATACCCTGAAGGCCCATGTCCCCAACGACAACACCGGCGATATCATGGGCGATGTGACCAAGCGCCGCGGCCGCGTGCTGGGCATGGAACCCGATGAGGATGGCATGCAGACCGTTATTGCAGAGGTCCCGCTGGCTGAGCTGAGCAACTTTACCACCTTTATCCGGCAGATCACCCAGGGCCGCGGCTGGTTCACCACCGAGTTTGCCCGCTACGAGATCCTGCCCGAGATGCTGGTGCCTGCTGTGGTGGAGCAGGCCAAGAAGCTGGGCAACCTGGATGAGGGCGCGGAGGATTAA